The DNA region GTCTCCTTCCTCTGGGCCTGGATCTTCAACGACAGCTACGGCGTCGTCAACCACGTGCTCTCGGTCTTCGGCCTGCCGGAGGTCAGCATGCTCGGCACCCCGACCGGCGCGATGGCCGCCGTGGTCATCGCCAAGACCTGGCACTCGTTCCCGTGGATCATGGTCGTCGCCCTCGCGGTGCTCCAGACCCTCCCGAGCGAGCAGATCGAGGCGGCCACGATCGACGGTGCGACGCGTGCGCAGCGGTTCCGCCACATCTCGCTGCCGCACATCGCCGGCCCGGTCACCCTCGTCGCGGTGCTCGAGTTCATCTACAACTTCGGCAACTTCGACACGATCTTCGTCATGACCGGCGGCGGGCCCGGCAATTCGACCACGACGCTCGCGGTCAGCCTCTACGACCTGGCCTTCGGCAGCTACGAGCTCGGCAAGGCCTCGGCCATGGGCACGCTCTGGCTCGTCCTGCTCGCGATCATCACGACCGGATACCTGTTCCTCAACCGACGGCTGGAGAAGTGATGCGCCGTAGTCGCGATGTGGGGGAGTCGATCATCCGCCCCCACCTGTCCATCCCGGGGCGCGTGCTGCTCCTGCTCCTCGCTCTGTTCGGCCTGCTGCCGGTGTACTGGCTCACGGCGACTGCCTTCACGAAGAAGGAGGACGTCTTCTCCCTGGACCGTCCGTTCTTCCCGGTCGACCCGACTTTCGAGAACTTCGTCGGCTTCTTCCAGAACGACCTGCTGCTGAAGAACCTGATGAACAGCATCATCGTCTCCACCGGAACCGCCCTGCTCGCGGTCCTGGTCGGCGGCCTGATGGCGTACTCGCTATCGAAATTCCGCTACCGCGGCCGGAACGCCGTCATGTTCATGTTCCTCATCGGCCAGCTGATCCCCGGCGCCCTTCTGCTCATCTCGCTGTACTTGATGCTGAGCTCGGCCGGGCTGCTGTACACCTACACTGCGCTGATCATCTCGTTCACGACGTTCACACTGCCGCTCGCGGTGTTCCTGTTGAAGGGCATCATCGACGCCCTCCCCGACGACATCATCGAGGCGGCGAAGGTCGATGGCCTGTCGCGCACGGGCACGATGTTCCGCATCGTGTTCCCGCTCGTGGTCCCCGGTCTCATCACCGCGGGCATGTTCGCGTTCATGCGCGGCTGGAGCGATCTGCTCTTCGCCCTCACGCTCGCCGGCCCCGACAAGCAGACTCTGCCCGCCGGACTCACCCAGGCGTTCATCCGCGAGGGCACGGCCGACTGGCCGGCACTCATGGCGGCGTCCCTCATCACCTCCCTCCCGCTCGTCATCATCTTCATCCTCCTGCAGCGCTACTTCGTCTCCGGCCTCGCCGCCGGAGCGGTCAAGGGCTAGCGATGCACCGCAGAACAGCTCGTCCCCCTCATCCCGAAGGAGCAGTCTCATGAACATCTCGAACTCGCAGCTGAGCCGCCGAGCCTTCCTCGGAGGCGGCACGGTCCTCGCCGCGTTCGGCGCTCTCGCGCTCGCCGGCTGTGCCACTCCCGCCGCCCCCGGCACCGGTGCCGGAGCCACGGCCGCCGGGGCCACGAAGGCCAAGACCATCAACTTCTACGGCAACTCGCTCGGCGAGGAGGCCCTGAAGTCGGCATGGCAGGGCATCCTCGACGGATTCTCGAAGCAGGAGGGCGTCAAGGTCGCCCCCGTGATCTACCCGTACGATCAGGCGGCCACCCAGCTGGCGCTGACCGGACGCTCCGGCAACCTCATGGGCGTCGGACAGTCGGGCGGGTGGCAGGTGCTCACCCCCATGAACGTGCTCGCCGACCTCTCCGACCTCGCGAAGGGGCTCGGCATCCCGCAGGGTGTGCTCGACTCGTACACGATGGACGGCAAGCTGCTCGTGCTGCCCCTGACGGCCGCCGGCATCGGCATCATCACCAACG from Microbacterium sp. SY138 includes:
- a CDS encoding sugar ABC transporter permease encodes the protein MQQAILERPAESEQKAVEPRSGRRSTLGAKDRTFGFMIALPAVLLFLVIAIFPLVSSIFTSLFDQSLLRPERTFVGLDNYAAVWEEFFARLGTTLVFASLSTVFPLVLGVALALLLNARMRGRNILRGALMLPWLLPGVVVSFLWAWIFNDSYGVVNHVLSVFGLPEVSMLGTPTGAMAAVVIAKTWHSFPWIMVVALAVLQTLPSEQIEAATIDGATRAQRFRHISLPHIAGPVTLVAVLEFIYNFGNFDTIFVMTGGGPGNSTTTLAVSLYDLAFGSYELGKASAMGTLWLVLLAIITTGYLFLNRRLEK
- a CDS encoding carbohydrate ABC transporter permease, which translates into the protein MRRSRDVGESIIRPHLSIPGRVLLLLLALFGLLPVYWLTATAFTKKEDVFSLDRPFFPVDPTFENFVGFFQNDLLLKNLMNSIIVSTGTALLAVLVGGLMAYSLSKFRYRGRNAVMFMFLIGQLIPGALLLISLYLMLSSAGLLYTYTALIISFTTFTLPLAVFLLKGIIDALPDDIIEAAKVDGLSRTGTMFRIVFPLVVPGLITAGMFAFMRGWSDLLFALTLAGPDKQTLPAGLTQAFIREGTADWPALMAASLITSLPLVIIFILLQRYFVSGLAAGAVKG